The following proteins come from a genomic window of candidate division TA06 bacterium:
- a CDS encoding DNA methyltransferase: MLKTYLKSLYETAVTTLPKKTDAGNPDFRIWDGQHDIIGYIEAKEPAKDNLDVIETTGQLKRYLHTFPNLILTNFLEFRLYRNGECIDTVQVGRPFILNKLKAVPAAEHEEAFLKLLEKFFAFSLPKTYTAKTLALELAKRTRFLRDEVITEELKEEDSAKAGNILGFYEAFKQALIAGLTKEEFADLYSQTLTYGLFAARTRCPGQFNRELAFKYIPRTIGILRSVFQFISSSDIPKPLEWAVDDIAAVLNA; this comes from the coding sequence ATGCTTAAAACTTACTTAAAATCTCTTTACGAAACGGCCGTTACCACTTTGCCTAAAAAAACCGATGCCGGGAACCCCGATTTCCGCATCTGGGATGGACAGCATGATATCATAGGCTACATTGAGGCCAAAGAACCGGCCAAGGATAATTTAGACGTAATTGAAACTACCGGACAGTTAAAACGCTACCTGCATACTTTTCCCAACCTGATATTAACCAACTTTCTGGAATTCAGGCTTTACCGCAATGGTGAATGCATAGATACTGTGCAGGTCGGGCGGCCGTTCATTTTGAATAAGCTTAAAGCCGTTCCCGCAGCGGAGCATGAAGAAGCCTTTTTAAAATTGCTGGAAAAATTCTTTGCCTTTAGCCTGCCAAAAACCTACACTGCAAAAACGTTGGCATTGGAATTGGCTAAAAGGACAAGATTTTTACGGGACGAAGTAATTACCGAGGAATTAAAGGAAGAAGATAGCGCTAAGGCCGGGAACATATTGGGTTTTTACGAAGCCTTTAAGCAGGCTTTGATAGCCGGTCTGACCAAGGAAGAGTTTGCCGACCTGTATTCGCAAACCCTGACCTACGGCCTGTTTGCCGCCAGAACAAGATGCCCGGGACAATTCAACCGCGAGCTGGCCTTTAAATATATTCCCCGAACCATCGGCATTTTGCGTTCAGTCTTTCAGTTCATTTCTTCCAGCGATATACCAAAGCCCTTGGAATGGGCGGTTGATGATATTGCCGCAGTTTTAAATGCC